The DNA region CGTTTATTACATCCAACAGGAAGATTATATGCCAGCTGGAAGTGCCCGTCAAGGGTGTTAATTAGTGAAGGAAGTACGAATCAAGGTGATTCAGCGCCTCGATCTTGACCTTTTGCCTGATCCTGTCACCCGGTCACTTCCCTCAACTGAAGGTCGGAGAAGGCAAAGGAACCGCCATCCTTCTCGCCTGGGTCCACGGTCAAATGGACTCTCCCCACCGAATACTTCGAGTCCTTAAAGGACCCTGCCAGCACGCCATTGAGATACACGCGGAATGACTCGCCGTTACAAACCACACGCAGACGGTTGCTCTCGTTGTATCCCTCACGCAAGGCAGTATGCCATGTCCATGGGAGCATGTTCCTCCAGGTGAGCGTCCCTTTTTCATTCTTTTCGAAAATCCCCAATGTATAACTGGCTTGAACGGAGATCAGGAAGCCGTATCCGCCATTGTCCGAAAAACGAAGATAGAATCCTGCGCGTATCGTATCTTTTTTTCCATCGAGAAATTTTATGGAGACGCTGGCGTCATAATCATCCAACAAGCCAGAACTTCTCAACAAGAAGTATGCCCCATCTTTTTTAGCGGGAACCTTCCCGATCAATTCAGGCGGATTTCCTCCATTGAAGGTGAGTTTGTCCGCGTTGAGAAGTTCCCAGCCGGGCATGATCTTGTGGCTGAAATCCACGCCGAGGAGCAGGTTGCCCATATCCGGTTCGGGAGTCAGGGATTTGGGAATGCGGAAGCTGGTTCCGCAAAACTCACAGGATGCAATATCGCTTTTGATGGCGCGGGCAGGTAATGCTGCTCCGCAGTTGGGGCAGTTGATCGGCTTCATCATAAGACTACGGGGCGGGCGTATCCGTCGGAAGCGGTGTTTCCGTTGGAATGGGCGTATCGGTCGGGACGATGATAATGATCGGCGTGGGCGTCGATGTCGGCGGCGGGGTTGGTGTCGGCGACGGGGTTGGCGTCAGCGTGGCGGGCGGCGGGGTTGGAGTGGGCAGGTTGATGTTAAGTCGGACGCGTTCGTCCACTTCCGCGTTTTCACCGATCAAGGTCAGTCGCAGGGTGATGATCCCGTTTGGCAGGCTGGATACATCCCAAGTATAGAATGTGCCGTTCTCAACCGGGTTATTTCCTTCGGTCAGGATCGTCCATGAACCGGGGTTGTCACCCAGACCGTATTCAAGCACCCACTTTCTGAATCCGCCATCCGCATTGGCGGTGCCTTTGATGTCGAACGATGGGGAGGAGATGAGTTGCCCATCGTTGAGGTCAAACCCGATCTCGGGCTGGGGGTCGCCGGCGCGGCAATCGCGCTCGGGAGCATAATCCGGCTCTTCTGGAAAGCCGTTGCTGTCCAGCCAGTTGCGTCCGTCGCGGGTTTCGAACCATTCGCGCGCCCATCTGTCTGTTACGTTCATGACAACCCGGTCTTCCGATGGTCCCTTGCAGGCTTCAGAGGCTTGGTAGCCGGTCCAAAGGTCGATGGCGATGCGGCGGGCAAGGTCCTGACTGGGAGGCAGGGGGAGTTGATCGGACGCGAATATCTCAGTGTATTGCGATCGGCAGAAGTTGGATGGTTCTGTGCCTGAAAGACGGCAAACAACTTTATCTACGATGCCTGTCGGGCGGACGAAGGGAGTTGGCAAGCCGTTGGTGACATATGGAACGGCAAATTCCATGAATTGCGACCAGATGGGAGCCGCGCCGCTCAAGCCGGAGGTACTGACCATCGGTGTGTAATCGGCGTTGCCGACCCACACACCGGTGACGAGGTCGGGCGTGTATCCGAGCGTCCAGTTATCGCGGATGTCGTTGGTGGTGCCCGTCTTGGCGGCGACCGGGAAGGACAGGTTCAGGGGCGAGTTGCGTCCGAACATCCATGAGCGGGCTTCGTTATCCGAAAGGATGGATGACATCAGATAGGCATGTTCTTCGCGGATGACCTGCTCGCCTTCGGGCGGTTCGTACTCGTAGATGACCTCGCCTGCAAAGGTGGTGATCCTTAGAATGGAAGCTGTCGGCATCTTCTTGCCGTTGTTGGCGAAGACGGAGTAGGCGGTGGTCATATCGATCAAGCTGACGTCGCCGCCGCCGAGCGTGAGGGAGAGTCCGTAATCGTTACGGGTGAAGGAAGTGATTCCAAGCCGTTCTGCCATGGCGATCATGCCGTCCTTTTCGGGCGTGTTCGGGTCATCGTAAATGCCGACGAATTCCAATGCCTTCACAGCCGGAATGTTGAACGAATTGGCAAGCGCGGTGCGGATGGTCATGCCGCCGTGGAAGCGTCCGTTGTAATTGCGCGGCTCATACGGCGGGTTGGCGCCATCCGGGAACTGGGTGGGGACATCCCAGATCCATGTGGATGCTGTCCAACCTTTTTCAAAGGCGGCGACGTAGGTGATCGGCTTGATGGACGATCCCGGCTGGCGCGTGGGGCTGACCGCCATGTTGATCTGCCCGGAGATTTCCACATTATTGAAATCCGGTGAACCGATCATTGCCAGGATCTCGCCCGTGGACGGGCGGATGGCTATCAGCGCACCGTTGCGGGCGTTGTTCTCCGCCATGGCAGCGACCTGTTCCGTGACCAGTTGCTGGGCGCGGTCCTGAAGCGCGGGATCAATGGTGGTGTAGACCACAAAGCCGGAGCGATAGATGGTCTGCGCGTCGTACAACTTTTCCAATTCCGTGCGGACGTAATTGACCCAGTGTGGGTATTTTGCGCCGAAGGACGGTGTGCGATACGGATAGGT from Anaerolineales bacterium includes:
- a CDS encoding transglycosylase domain-containing protein, with the translated sequence MTNENEEDDIEKKLRRLLRSEEETQFDGTPVPPTPPKPDPSQMGNTTPLLNLPDLDENNMPLPRRVEETDLDGTRVTPAAYRTTNQPPTGGQGQRPAYQAPASQPRPVHRPLVDQRQASTQYVPQRPVKQSLWQRLIGNRGCLVRGLVISLFSFVLIGLCAASIVVYQYSAIASTLPDVSDLRNRTSQFQTTRILDRNGQPLYEILDPTAGRRTYVPLDDISPNLVAATIATEDKEFYNHPGFDVVAIARALWENYRTDGQGGGASTITQQLARALLLSPEERAQRTYSRKTREIILAAEITRRYSKDEILELYLNEIYYGNLAYGAEAAAETYFGKPVKDLTLGEASFLAGLPQSPAVYDIYNNPDVTLLRQQQVLVLMFELSQTDGCIEVSNSPERVCVDPLTATQAANEMKTYPYRTPSFGAKYPHWVNYVRTELEKLYDAQTIYRSGFVVYTTIDPALQDRAQQLVTEQVAAMAENNARNGALIAIRPSTGEILAMIGSPDFNNVEISGQINMAVSPTRQPGSSIKPITYVAAFEKGWTASTWIWDVPTQFPDGANPPYEPRNYNGRFHGGMTIRTALANSFNIPAVKALEFVGIYDDPNTPEKDGMIAMAERLGITSFTRNDYGLSLTLGGGDVSLIDMTTAYSVFANNGKKMPTASILRITTFAGEVIYEYEPPEGEQVIREEHAYLMSSILSDNEARSWMFGRNSPLNLSFPVAAKTGTTNDIRDNWTLGYTPDLVTGVWVGNADYTPMVSTSGLSGAAPIWSQFMEFAVPYVTNGLPTPFVRPTGIVDKVVCRLSGTEPSNFCRSQYTEIFASDQLPLPPSQDLARRIAIDLWTGYQASEACKGPSEDRVVMNVTDRWAREWFETRDGRNWLDSNGFPEEPDYAPERDCRAGDPQPEIGFDLNDGQLISSPSFDIKGTANADGGFRKWVLEYGLGDNPGSWTILTEGNNPVENGTFYTWDVSSLPNGIITLRLTLIGENAEVDERVRLNINLPTPTPPPATLTPTPSPTPTPPPTSTPTPIIIIVPTDTPIPTETPLPTDTPAP